A genomic window from Salvelinus alpinus chromosome 10, SLU_Salpinus.1, whole genome shotgun sequence includes:
- the hus1 gene encoding checkpoint protein HUS1 — protein sequence MQTNEIGTEKAKYLFPRESITGLYHWRAGQIERHNNTFCSKLLPKENIRFLSVKIKFNMKFRAKMIDVGCLNHFTRVVNTISKLTKICILRLTPNNLYFVLSGKVASGGVGMWCELSQANFFDEYQLEGVAPDANEICLEVTPENLSRALRTSQNAKCVKIKLTKKHCPCLTFVAELPTLSSVSRVVTHDIPVDVIPRRLWHDFKEPRMPDFDVSIYLPPLKTMKNVVDRMKNLSNFLVMEANLNGEMNLKIETDLVSVTTHFKDLGNPPWGDDGSQGRSQSRDPEVMAHTRVDIRKLQQFLMGQQVNPSKAMCNIVHKRIIHLILLHEDVSLQYFIPAVA from the exons ATGCAGACAAATGAAATAGGAACTGAAAAGGCAAAATACTTGTTTCCCAGGGAAAGTATAACAGGGCTGTACCATTGGCGCGCGGGCCAAATTGAACGTCACAACAACACTTTTTGCTCTAAACTACTCCCTAAAGAAAATATTAGATTTTTGTCAGTAAAAATAAAATTTAACATGAAGTTCCGAGCAAAAATGATTGATGTTGGTTGCCTTAACCATTTCACAC GTGTGGTGAATACCATCTCTAAACTAACGAAGATATGCATCCTGcgacttactccaaacaacctATATTTTGTACTGTCTGGTAAGGTAGCCAGCGGAGGAGTCGGCATGTGGTGTGAATTATCTCAG GCCAACTTCTTTGATGAGTATCAGCTGGAAGGTGTGGCGCCCGACGCTAATGAGATCTGCCTAGAGGTGACCCCCGAGAACCTTTCCAGGGCTCTGAGAACCTCtcagaatgccaagtgtgtgaaGATCAAACTGACCAAGAAGCACTGTCCTTGTCTCACTTTCGTTGCAGAACTG CCAACACTTTCCAGCGTCAGTCGTGTTGTCACCCATGACATCCCGGTGGACGTGATACCCAGAAGGCTTTGGCACGACTTCAAAGAGCccagaatgccagactttgac GTGAGCATATATTTGCCTCCACTGAAAACTATGAAAAATGTTGTGGATCGAATGAAGAATCTCTCTAACTTTCTG GTGATGGAGGCCAACCTGAATGGAGAGATGAACCTGAAGATTGAAACTGACCTGGTGTCTGTCACCACCCACTTCAAAGACCTGGGTAATCCTCCCTGGG GTGACGATGGTTCCCAGGGGCGCAGTCAGAGCAGGGACCCTGAGGTCATGGCCCACACCCGCGTGGACATACGCAAGCTGCAACAGTTCCTCATGGGCCAGCAGGTCAACCCCAGCAAGGCCATGTGCA ATATTGTCCACAAGAGGATCATTCATTTGATTCTGCTGCACGAAGACGTGTCTCTGCAATACTTCATCCCAGCGGTGGCCTAG